A window of the Isosphaera pallida ATCC 43644 genome harbors these coding sequences:
- a CDS encoding GTP-binding protein yields MTILYNPIGSESGASDMAATTARKLPVTVLSGFLGAGKTTLLNEVLRNRAGMKVAVIVNDMSEVNIDAQLIEQGGAALSRTEETLVELSNGCICCTLREDLVREVAALAAQGRFDYLLIESTGISEPRPVAETFLFEIEGARALKDVAELDTLVTVVDGYNFLHDFIEAEDLKSRGQAASENDERTVADLLIDQIEYADVVILNKIDLISPTQKARLRGILRSLNPRARLIEAEFGRVPLDAILNTGRFDLERLVLESGWRLAARGEVVSEAEEYGVRHFVYRARRPFHPARFWACLNAGWPGVIRSKGFFWLASRPDRVGVWSQASRIARIDAGGFWWAAVPPEARPDTPAFRAALERLWDEHVGDCRQELVLIGVGLDPVELTQRLDACLLNDEEYRQGPPAWIGYDDPFPEWPNPATPSSTATNLA; encoded by the coding sequence ATGACCATACTTTATAACCCAATCGGGTCGGAATCCGGCGCATCGGACATGGCGGCCACGACGGCGCGTAAACTGCCCGTCACGGTGCTGTCGGGCTTCCTGGGAGCGGGCAAAACCACCTTGCTCAACGAAGTGCTGCGCAACCGCGCTGGCATGAAGGTCGCGGTGATTGTCAACGACATGAGCGAAGTCAACATCGACGCTCAACTGATTGAGCAGGGAGGCGCGGCGCTCTCGCGGACCGAGGAAACCCTGGTTGAGCTCTCCAACGGCTGCATCTGCTGTACCTTACGGGAGGATCTAGTTCGTGAAGTGGCGGCGTTGGCGGCCCAAGGACGATTCGACTACCTCTTGATTGAATCGACCGGCATTTCTGAACCCCGTCCGGTGGCCGAAACCTTCCTGTTCGAGATCGAAGGGGCGCGTGCGCTCAAGGATGTGGCCGAACTCGACACCCTGGTGACGGTGGTGGATGGCTACAACTTCCTTCATGATTTCATTGAGGCCGAAGACCTCAAAAGCCGCGGTCAAGCCGCGAGCGAAAACGACGAGCGGACCGTCGCTGATCTTTTGATTGATCAGATCGAGTACGCCGATGTCGTGATCCTCAACAAAATCGACCTGATCAGCCCGACTCAAAAGGCGCGGCTTCGAGGAATTCTTCGGTCGCTCAACCCCCGGGCGCGTCTCATCGAAGCCGAATTTGGTCGGGTTCCTCTCGACGCGATCCTGAACACGGGTCGATTTGACCTGGAGCGTCTGGTGTTGGAGTCGGGCTGGCGTTTGGCCGCGCGGGGCGAGGTGGTTTCCGAAGCCGAGGAATACGGCGTGAGGCATTTCGTGTACCGGGCGCGTCGGCCCTTCCACCCAGCGCGGTTTTGGGCTTGCCTCAACGCCGGATGGCCAGGGGTGATTCGCTCCAAGGGCTTTTTCTGGCTGGCGAGCCGCCCGGATCGAGTCGGCGTCTGGTCGCAAGCCAGTCGCATTGCTCGGATCGACGCCGGCGGCTTTTGGTGGGCGGCCGTCCCGCCCGAAGCCCGGCCCGACACTCCAGCGTTCCGCGCTGCTTTGGAACGGCTCTGGGACGAGCATGTGGGCGATTGCCGTCAAGAACTCGTTTTGATCGGCGTAGGTCTTGATCCTGTTGAGCTGACTCAACGGCTCGACGCCTGCCTACTCAATGACGAAGAATACCGTCAAGGCCCACCCGCGTGGATTGGCTACGACGATCCGTTCCCCGAATGGCCCAACCCGGCCACCCCGTCATCTACTGCGACGAACTTGGCGTGA
- a CDS encoding DUF4198 domain-containing protein, with product MRRFLKASVWVALIGVLSVNLAEAHSLRIIVSSTHGKPGTPATAYLSWGHGLPVDELYNGSNLARYELLAGTQVVESWNVEGLGLHEQALKLKDPGIYQVRLVTKPVIFSTFRGPDNKNGFVRGGRDAVPQGAKDVKVIKSVTFAKAVVTRGDVEDEAIPALGDDFEIVPITKTEHGAFCMEAPITFQVRLRGAPVAGVKVSAAHTGLNSDGSPALTEQTDAQGLVKLKLDDPGTWVLEAYYEAPASAESQGSYDVESFSAALTLGVTEHDHDH from the coding sequence ATGCGTCGATTTCTCAAGGCGTCCGTTTGGGTCGCCCTCATTGGTGTTCTGTCCGTCAACCTCGCCGAGGCGCACTCGTTGAGGATCATTGTCTCCTCGACTCACGGCAAACCGGGCACACCGGCAACCGCCTACCTCTCTTGGGGTCACGGTCTCCCCGTGGACGAACTTTACAACGGCTCGAACCTGGCCCGCTACGAACTCCTAGCCGGAACCCAGGTTGTCGAATCCTGGAATGTCGAGGGTTTGGGATTGCATGAACAGGCCCTCAAACTCAAAGACCCAGGAATTTACCAGGTGCGCCTCGTAACCAAGCCGGTGATCTTCAGTACCTTCCGCGGCCCCGACAACAAGAATGGTTTCGTCCGCGGCGGGCGGGACGCGGTTCCCCAAGGGGCGAAGGATGTCAAGGTGATCAAGAGCGTCACCTTCGCCAAGGCGGTGGTGACTCGCGGCGACGTGGAGGATGAGGCGATTCCCGCTTTGGGCGACGACTTCGAGATTGTTCCGATCACCAAGACCGAACATGGCGCGTTCTGCATGGAGGCCCCGATCACCTTCCAGGTTCGGCTTCGCGGCGCTCCGGTGGCGGGCGTGAAGGTGTCGGCGGCCCATACCGGCCTGAACTCCGACGGCTCCCCCGCGCTGACCGAACAAACCGACGCTCAGGGGCTCGTCAAGCTTAAGCTCGATGACCCGGGAACCTGGGTGCTTGAGGCCTATTATGAGGCTCCCGCCTCCGCGGAGTCTCAAGGATCGTACGACGTGGAATCATTCTCCGCCGCCTTGACCCTCGGCGTCACCGAACACGACCACGATCATTGA